The Pungitius pungitius chromosome 8, fPunPun2.1, whole genome shotgun sequence genome has a window encoding:
- the si:dkey-222f2.1 gene encoding keratin, type II cytoskeletal 8, with amino-acid sequence MSLSRTKRISSGSSVRSGGLGGASGRPSSFGGASLSGGSMYGGVAGHHLGTGPHRGFGGGPLAALSVNRSLLAPLDLEIDPRLSTSRAHEKEQIKSLNNRFATFIDKVRFLEQQNKMLETKLDLLQGHGVGRSNVEPLFEAYMAGLRRQMDLVNNDRSKLEGELRNMQGLVEDYKHKYEDEINKKNNLENDFVILKKDVDSAYLVKADLEDKVGALTDEINFLRNVYEEELRELHAGIKDTSVVVQMDNSRSLNMESIVAEVKAQYEEVAARSREEAEAWYKSRFDQMSVQASQYGDELRVVKAEVAEVNRLIGRLQSEIEAVKAQRGGLENQLAEAEERGELAVKEAKARTRDLEEALQRAKQDMARQLREYQDLMNLKLALDIEIATYRKLLEGEEDRLGHQSILNIQNVSSYSTKSTNGYHGNGGSPIPKLLIKTTETRDCSRYSSQ; translated from the exons atgaGCCTGAGTCGCACCAAGCGAATCAGCTCCGGGTCCTCTGTGCGGAGCGGGGGGCTCGGGGGGGCCTCTGGTAGACCGAGCAGCTTTGGCGGCGCCTCTCTGAGCGGGGGCTCCATGTACGGGGGGGTCGCTGGGCATCACCTCGGCACCGGGCCTCATCGTGGCTTCGGGGGGGGCCCACTGGCCGCGCTGTCCGTCAACAGGAGCCTGCTGGCCCCCCTGGACCTGGAGATCGACCCCCGCCTGAGCACCAGCAGGGCCCACGAGAAGGAGCAGATCAAGAGCCTCAACAACCGCTTCGCCACCTTCATCGACAAG gtacGTTTCCTGGAGCAGCAGAACAAGATGCTGGAGACCAAGCTGGACCTGCTGCAGGGTCACGGGGTCGGCCGCTCCAACGTGGAGCCCCTCTTCGAGGCCTACATGGcgggtctaaggcgccagatgGACCTGGTCAACAACGACAGAAGCAAGCTGGAGGGGGAGCTGAGGAACATGCAGGGCCTGGTGGAGGACTACAAGCACAA ATATGAGGACGAGATCAACAAAAAGAACAACCTGGAGAACGACTTTGTGATCCTGAAGAAG GACGTGGACTCGGCCTACCTGGTGAAGGCCGACCTGGAGGACAAAGTTGGAGCTCTGACCGACGAAATCAACTTCTTACGTAATGTCTACGAGGAG GAGCTGCGTGAGCTGCACGCCGGCATCAAGGACACGTCGGTCGTGGTGCAGATGGATAACAGCCGCAGCCTCAACATGGAGAGCATCGTGGCCGAGGTCAAGGCGCAGTACGAGGAGGTCGCAGCCCGCAGCCGGGAGGAGGCCGAGGCCTGGTACAAGagcagg TTCGACCAGATGTCGGTGCAGGCGAGTCAGTACGGAGACGAGCTCCGCGTGGTGAAGGCCGAGGTCGCAGAGGTCAATCGGCTGATCGGACGCCTGCAGAGCGAGATAGAGGCGGTCAAAGCTCAG CGTGGCGGTCTGGAGAACCAGCTGGCTGAGGCTGAGGAACGAGGAGAGCTGGCTGTGAAAGAAGCCAAAGCTCGGACCAGAGACCTGGAGGAAGCTCTGCAGAGAGCCAAGCAGGACATGGCCCGACAGCTCCGAGAGTACCAG GACTTGATGAACCTGAAACTGGCTCTGGATATCGAGATCGCCACCtacaggaagctgctggagggagaggaggacag acTTGGACATCAGTCCATCCTGAACATCCAGAATGTCTCCAGCTACA GTACTAAAAGCACCAACGGTTACCACGGCAACGGTGGCTCCCCCATCCCGAAGCTGCTGATAAAGACGACGGAGACCAGAGACTGCTCCAGATACAGCTCTCAGTGA
- the LOC119194215 gene encoding cullin-associated NEDD8-dissociated protein 1, translating into MSASRVSNVSFHVSNLLDKMTSSDKDFRFMATNDLMLELQKDSVKLDEDSEMKVVTMVLRLLEDKNGEVQNLAVRCLAPLVSKVKEPQVEMMVDTLCSNMTSDKEPLRDISSMGLKTVIAELPLSSSGLSLTVSVCKKITSQMIAALEKQEDASLQLEALDILSDMLERLSGVLVSFHSSLLSSLLLQLTSSRMAVRKRSILALGHLVPCCSPALFSQLTEHLMTELAKDPPTSMTRTYIQCLATISRQGGHQVGEHLEKLIPMVVRFICVEDDELIENCFQAFEAFIRRRGRTVPLIVKALHRQLKEKSIKHRHGCFTLLTDLSHTAPGALETHIPALIPGIIFSLTDCSTSSTMRIDALSFFHVLLLSHPPQVFQPHMRVLLPPVVACVEDSFYKITSEALLVAQQLVRVMMAPAQSSTPSQIDPAAFVRQVFPIILRRLKATDIDQEVKERAISCTGHLVCHLGDHLGAELPGVLAIFLERLRNEITRLTTVRTITLISASPLKIHLASILPETLSILGSFLRKNQRVLKLAALACLTALVEHHAAAIEPAALEPVLSELPALLDESDMHVSQVSIFLLTSMSRACSSSVAKICSSVLPGVFRLVHSPLLQGGALAAILDFLQALVQSKASNLGYSQLLKSLTDPFHTSQSSLLHKQSYQSVARCVAALASSCPSQTPAMVSGLLQEAKNPGSPESARVLALLCLGEVGRSGSLGASKEVQGVILEAISSANEEVKTAASCALGSMAVGSLNDYLPFLLKEISSQPRRQYLLLHSLKEVISACPASSLSPHVEPIWTLLFQYCECDEEGTRNLVAECLGKLTLVKAAQLLPRLRQHITAGSPLTRSTVLTAVKFTIVDQPAAIDALLRDCMGDFLKTLQDEDINVRRVSLVMFNSAVHNKPSLIRGLLATVLPHLYRETRIRKDLIREVEMGPFKHSVDEGLDLRKAAFEVMYSLLDGSLEGLDLLLFLDHVEEGLKDHYDIRMLTFLMLARLASLCPAAVLQRLDRLIEPLKATCTTKVKAGSVKQEFEKQEELRRSAMRAVAALLAVPGVERSPSAADFANQIRANADMASIYQSVQGGEGGQGPVESMDLS; encoded by the exons atgagTGCGTCCAGGGTGTCCAATGTGTCCTTCCACGTCTCCAACCTGTTGGACAAGATGACGTCATCCGACAAAGACTTTCG CTTCATGGCCACCAACGACCTGATGCTGGAGCTGCAGAAGGACAGCGTGAAGCTGGACGAGGACAGCGAGATGAAGGTGGTGACGATGGTCCTCCGACTGCTGGAGGACAAGAACGGGGAGGTCCAGAACCTGGCTGTCAGATG CCTGGCCCCTCTGGTGAGCAAGGTGAAGGAGCCTCAGGTGGAGATGATGGTGGACACGCTGTGTTCCAACATGACGTCGGACAAGGAGCCGCTGAGGGACATCTCCAGCATGGGACTGAAGACGGTGATTGCTGAGCTGCCTCTGTCTTCATCag GTTTGAGCCTGACGGTCAGCGTGTGCAAGAAGATCACCTCCCAGATGATCGCTGCGCTGGAGAAACAAGAAGACGCATCGCTTCAGCTGGAGGCTCTGGACATCCTGTCGGACATGTTGGAAAG GCTGAGTGGTGTACTGGTCAGTTTCCACAGCTCTCTGCTCTCCAGTCTGCTGCTTCAG TTGACCAGCTCCAGGATGGCGGTAAGGAAGCGGTCCATCTTGGCTCTTGGCCACCTGGTGCCCTGCTGTAGCCCCGCCCTCTTCTCCCAGCTGACTGAACACCTGATGACAGAGTTGGCCAAAGACCCGCCCACTTCGATGACGAGGACATATATCCAGTGTCTAGCAACCATCAGCCGTCAGGGAGGCCACCAAGTCG gggaacATCTAGAGAAGCTGATCCCGATGGTGGTGAGGTTCATCTGTGTGGAGGACGACGAGCTGATAGAGAATTGTTTCCAGGCTTTTGAAGCCTTCATACGcag AAGAGGAAGAACT gtgccCCTCATTGTGAAGGCTCTTCACAGACAGCTGAAGGAGAAGAGCATCAAACACCGTCATGGCTGCTTCACTCTGCTCACTGACCTCAGCCACACAGCCCCTGGAGCGCTGGAGACACACATACCTGCTCTGataccag GCATCATCTTCTCTCTGACAgactgctccacctcctccaccatgaGGATCGATGCTCTTTCCTTCTTCcatgttctcctcctctctcatcctcctcaAGTCTTTCAGCCTCACATGAGG GTGCTGCTGCCCCCGGTGGTGGCCTGTGTGGAGGACTCCTTCTACAAGATCACCTCTGAGGCTCTGCTCGTTGCTCAGCAGCTGGTCCGAGTGATGATGGCGCCGGCACAGAGCTCCAcgccgtcacaaatcgaccccGCCGCCTTCGTCAGGCAG GTGTTTCCCATCATCCTCAGGAGGCTGAAAGCCACCGACATTGAccaggaggtgaaggagagggCCATTTCCTGTACAGGTCACCTGGTGTGTCACCTGGGCGACCACCTGGGGGCGGAGCTCCCGGGCGTCCTAGCCATCTTCCTCGAGAGGTTGAGGAACGAGATCACGAGGCTGACAACCGTCCGCACCATCACACTAATCTCCGCCTCACCTTTAAAG atCCACCTGGCCTCCATCCTCCCGGAGACGCTGTCCATTCTGGGGTCCTTCCTGAGGAAGAACCAGCGAGTCCTGAAGCTGGCCGCGCTGGCCTGTCTGACCGCGCTGGTCGAGCACCACGCCGCCGCCATTGAACCTGCGGCGCTGGAGCCCGTCCTGAGCGAGCTGCCGGCGCTGCTGGACGAGAGCGACATGCACGTGTCACAG GTGTCCATCTTTCTGCTGACCTCCATGTCCAgagcctgctcctcctccgtgGCTAAGATCTGCTCCTCCGTGCTGCCAGGTGTCTTCAGACTGGTCcattctcctctgctgcagggAGGTGCACTGGCAGCTATACTGGACTTCCTGCAGGCACTGGTCCAGTCCAAAGCCAGTAACCTGGGCTACAG TCAGTTGCTGAAGTCCCTCACAGACCCATTCCACACCTCCCAGTCCTCGCTCCTCCACAAACAGTCGTACCAGTCTGTAGCTCGTTGTGTAGCTGCTCTCGCCTCCTCCTGTCCTTCACAGACACCGGCCATGGTGTCCGGACTCCTGCAGGAG gcgAAGAACCCAGGTTCTCCTGAGTCTGCTCGGGTCCTGGCTCTGCTGTGtctgggggaggtggggaggagcGGCAGCCTGGGGGCAAGTAAGGAGGTGCAGGGAGTCATCCTGGAGGCCATCTCCTCCGCCAACGAGGAG GTGAAGACGGCGGCCTCCTGCGCGTTAGGCAGCATGGCGGTCGGCAGCCTGAACGACTACCTGCCCTTCCTTCTGAAGGAGATCTCCTCCCAGCCCAGGAGACAGTACCTCCTGCTGCACTCCCTCAAGGAGGTCATCAG CGCCTGTCCAGCCTCCAGCCTGTCCCCCCACGTGGAGCCCATCTGGACTCTGCTCTTCCAGTACTGTGAGTGTGATGAGGAGGGGACCCGAAACCTGGTGGCCGAGTGTCTCGGGAAGCTGACTCTGGTGAAGGCTGCTCAGCTGCTACCGAGGCTGAGGCAGCACATCACTGCAG GTTCTCCTCTGACTCGCAGCACCGTGCTGACGGCCGTTAAGTTCACCATCGTAGACCAACCGGCCGCCATCGACGCGCTGCTGAGGGACTGCATGG GTGACTTCTTGAAGACGTTGCAAGACGAGGACATCAATGTCCGCCGCGTCTCCTTGGTGATGTTCAACTCCGCTGTCCACAACAAGCCGTCTCTGATCCGCGGTCTCCTAGCAACCGTGCTGCCTCACCTGTACCGGGAGACCCGGATCAGGAAGGACCTCATCAGAGAG GTGGAGATGGGTCCCTTTAAGCACTCGGTGGATGAGGGGCTGGACCTGCGTAAAGCGGCATTCGAGGTCATGTACTCGCTGCTGGACGGCTCTCTGGAGGGTCTGGACCTCCTGCTGTTTCTGGACCACGTGGAGGAAGGCCTGAAGGACCACTACGACATCAGG ATGCTAACCTTCCTGATGCTAGCCAGATTAGCTTCTCTTTGTCCGGCTGCTGTTCTCCAACGTCTGGACCGACTCATCGAGCCTCTGAAGGCCACCTGCACCACCAAG GTGAAGGCCGGCTCCGTGAAGCAGGAGTtcgagaagcaggaggagctgcggCGCTCGGCCATGCGCGCCGTCGCTGCCCTGCTGGCCGTGCCCGGCGTGGAGCGCAGCCCCAGCGCGGCGGACTTCGCCAACCAGATCAGAGCCAACGCCGACATGGCGTCCATCTACCAGAGCGTccaggggggggaaggggggcagGGCCCTGTGGAGAGCATGGACCTCAGCTAA
- the LOC119194222 gene encoding serine/threonine-protein kinase 4-like: MENKDKVLMRNHPRRQLKKLSEDSLTKQPEEVFDVLEKLGEGSYGCVFKAHYKETGEIVAIKQVPVESDLQEIIKEISIMQQCNSPHVVRYYGSYFKNSDLWIVMEYCGAGSVSDIIRLRNKTMTEEEICAILQSTLKGLEYLHFMRKIHRDIKAGNILLNSEGQAKLADFGVAGQLTDTMAKRNTVIGTPFWMAPEVIQEIGYNCVADIWSLGITAIEMAEGKPPYADIHPMRAIFMIPTNPPPTFRNPDLWSLSFQDFVSQCLVKNPENRATATQLLQHPFIKSAKPSSVLRALITDAMEIKLKRQEEAEQRQQEDEDNSDEDEVDQGTMVRAGPGDSGTVRAAGSLSGSLSSTARTMIAHDDDDTGTMRSQLGTMVINSDEEDEEEAGTMKRRDETMQPAKPSFLEYFEQKEKEANSHRGEGGDTADNCRPPEGDLQVVSSWSVEELRLRLASLDPQMEQEIEEIRQRYQTKRRPILDAIEAKKRRQQNF, from the exons ATGGAGAATAAGGATAAAGTACTGATGAGGAACCACCCGCGCAG aCAGCTGAAGAAGCTGAGCGAGGACAGCCTCACCAAGCAGCCAGAGGAAGTCTTTGACGTCCTGGAGAAGTTGGGTGAAGG gTCGTATGGTTGTGTGTTCAAAGCCCATTACAAAGAGACTGGGGAGATCGTAGCCATCAAGCAGGTCCCTGTGGAGTCGGACCTGCAGGAGATCATCAAAGAGATCTCCATCATGCAGCAGTGCAACAG CCCTCACGTGGTGCGCTACTACGGCAGCTACTTCAAGAACAGCGACCTGTGGATCGTCATGGAGTACTGTGGAGCCGGATCCGTCTCTGACATCATCCGGTTACGCAACAagacg ATGACAGAGGAGGAGATCTGCGCCATCCTGCAGTCCACTCTGAAGGGTCTGGAGTATCTTCACTTCATGAGGAAGATCCACAGAGACATCAAAGCAGGAAACATCCTGCTGAACTCTGAGGGTCAGGCCAAGCTGGCCGACTTTGGGGTGGCCGGACAGCTCACG gACACCATGGCCAAGAGGAACACGGTCATCGGGACGCCCTTCTGGATGGCTCCGGAGGTCATACAGGAGATCGGGTACAACTGTGTGGCAGACATCTGGTCCCTGGGCATCACGGCCATCGAGATGGCCGAGGGCAAGCCGCCCTACGCCGACATACATCCcatgagg GCCATCTTCATGATTCCCACCAACCCTCCACCGACCTTCAGGAATCCCGATCTGTGGTCACTGTCGTTCCAGGACTTCGTCAGCCAGTGTTTGGTGAAGAACCCTGAAAACAGGGCCACGGCCACACAGTTACTGCAG CATCCCTTCATCAAGTCGGCTAAGCCCAGCTCGGTCCTCCGAGCTCTGATCACAGACGCCATGGAGATCAAACTGAAAAGACAAGAGGAGGCCGAGCAGAGACAGCAGGAGGACGAAGACAACTCG gacgaggacgaggtggaCCAGGGCACGATGGTGCGGGCGGGTCCAGGCGACTCGGGGACCGTCCGGGCCGCCGGCTCGTTGTCGGGTTCCCTCAGCAGCACGGCTCGGACCATGATCgcccacgacgacgacgacacgGGGACCATGAGGTCACAGCTGGGCACCATGGTCATCAACTCTgacgaagaggacgaggaagaagCCGGCACCATGAAGA GGAGAGACGAGACGATGCAGCCGGCCAAGCCCTCCTTCCTCGAGTACTTTgagcagaaagagaaggaggccaACAGCCacaggggagaaggaggagacactGCAGACAACTGCAGGCCGCCTGAAGGAGACCTGCAGGTG gtgagCTCGTGGTCGGTGGAGGAGCTCCGCCTCCGTCTGGCCTCTCTGGACCCTCAGATGGAGCAGGAGATAGAGGAGATCCGGCAGCGCTACCAGACCAAGAGGAGGCCCATCCTGGACGCCATCGAGGCCAAGAAGcgccggcagcagaacttctgA
- the sec13 gene encoding protein SEC13 homolog has translation MVSVINTVDTSHEDMIHDAQMDYYGTRLATCSSDRTVKIFDVRNGGQILVADLRGHEGPVWQVAWAHPMYGNVLASCSYDRKVIVWKEENGSWDKMYEYCGHESSVNSVCWGPYDFGLLLACGSSDGAISLLTFTGDQQWDVKKISNAHTIGCNAVSWAPAVVPGSLIDQPTGQKPNCVKRFVSGGCDNLVKLWKEEDGQWKEDQKLEAHSDWVRDVGWAPSIGLPTSTIASCSQDGRVFIWTCDDPAGNTWTAKLLHKFNDVVWHVSWSITGNILAVSGGDNKVMLWKESMDGQWACISDVSKGQGAVSAITDSQQNEQ, from the exons ATG GTGTCTGTCATCAACACGGTAGACACCTCTCACGAAGATATGATC CATGATGCCCAGATGGATTACTACGGGACTCGACTCGCCACCTGCTCCTCCGATCGCACCGTGAAGATCTTCGACGTGAGGAACGGAGGTCAGATCCTGGTGGCCGACCTCAGAGG ccacgAGGGCCCTGTGTGGCAGGTGGCGTGGGCTCACCCCATGTATGGCAACGTTCTGGCCTCCTGCTCCTACGACCGCAAAGTGATTGTGTGGAAGGAGGAGAACGGGTCCTGGGACAAGATGTACGAGTACTGTGGCCACGAGTCGTCAG TGAACTCGGTCTGCTGGGGTCCTTACGACTTCGGCCTCCTGCTGGCCTGCGGCAGCTCGGATGGAGCCATCTCCCTCCTCACGTTTACCGGGGATCAGCAGTGGGACGTGAAGAAGATCAGCAATGCGCACACC ATTGGCTGCAACGCGGTGAGCTGGGCCCCCGCCGTGGTGCCCGGGAGCCTCATCGACCAGCCGACGGGTCAGAAGCCAAACTGTGTGAAGCGCTTCGTGTCCGGAGGCTGCGACAACCTGGTGAAGCTCTGGAA AGAGGAGGACGGCCAGTGGAAGGAGGACCAGAAGCTGGAGGCTCACAGCGATTGGGTGAGAGACGTTGGCTGGGCTCCCTCTATTGGTCTGCCCACCAGCACCATCGCCAGCTGCTCTCAG GACGGCCGTGTCTTCATCTGGACGTGTGACGACCCGGCGGGGAACACGTGGACGGCCAAGCTGCTGCACAAGTTCAACGACGTGGTGTGGCACGTCAGCTGGTCCATCACGGGTAACATCCTGGCTGTGTCCGGGGGGGACAACAAG GTGATGCTGTGGAAGGAGTCGATGGATGGCCAGTGGGCGTGTATCAGTGACGTCAGCAAGGGGCAGGGCGCCGTGTCGGCCATCACGGACTCGCAGCAGAACGAGCAGTGA
- the LOC119194233 gene encoding cytochrome c oxidase subunit 6C-1: MSLPKPLMRGLLGKRLRFHLPIAFGLSLVAAIAFKYGVTEPRKKAYAEFYKQYDAVKEFNAMKEAGVFESVQPSGE; encoded by the exons ATGTCTCTCCCTAAACCGTTGATGAGAGGGCTGCTGGGGAAGCGTCTCCGGTTCCACCTGCCCATCGCCTTTGGCCTGTCCCTCGTGGCCGCCATCGCTTTTAAG TACGGCGTGACAGAGCCGAGAAAAAAGGCCTACGCCGAGTTCTACAAGCAGTACGACGCCGTCAAGGAGTTCAACGCCATGAAGGAGGCCGGCGTGTTCGAGAGCGTGCAGCCCTCCGGAGAGTAG